ATCACAACTCCCGGCCGATCAGCCACTTAGCGCCTCCCGGCGCCACACGCTCACGGCATGTACATGCCACCGTTGACGTGCAGGGTCTCACCGGTGATGTAGCGGGCGGTCGGGCCGGCCAGGAACGCCACCGCGTTGGCGATGTCTTCCGGCGCGCCCAGATGCCCGAGCGCGATCTGCTGCAGCAAAGCGGCCTTGGCCTCGTCCGGCAGCGCCTTGGTCATGTCGGTATCGATGAAGCCGGGCGCCACCACATTCACGGTGACCCCGCGCGAGCCGATTTCCTTGGCCAGCGACTTGGAGAACGCGATGATGCCGGCCTTGGCCGCAGCGTAGTTGGTCTGGCCGGGGTTACCGGTCACGCCGACCACCGAGGCGATGTTGACGATGCGGCCCTTGCGCGCCTTCATCATGCCGCGCATCACCGCCTTGGAGGTGCGGAACACACTGGTCAGGTTGGTGTCGATGATGGCCTGCCAGTCGTCGTCCTTCATCCGCATCAACAGGTTGTCGCGGGTGATGCCGGCGTTGTTGACCAGGATCGAGATGGCGCCGAATTCCTTGCCGATCGCATCGATCAGGCCATCGACCGCCGCCGCCTCGGTGACGTTGAGCTCACGGCCGTGGCCGCCATGGGCGGCCAGACGCTCGCCGATGGCTGCAGCGCCGGAGGCCGAGGTGGCGGTACCGATCACCGTGGCGCCCTGGGCAGCCAGGGTATCGGCAATGGCCGCACCGATGCCGCGACTGGCGCCGGTGACGAGGGCGATTTCGCCCTGCAGGGGCTTGCTCATGACTACTGTTCCTCGAAGGGGGGACGTCGCAGCCGTGGCCGCGAACGTCGAGGGGTGCCGGCACAACCGGCAGCGGCGTTGGATCAGTGCGTCCAGGCGTCGAGCGCGCCAGCGTAGTCGGCAGGCGTGGCCAGCGGGCGCGCGTCCAGGCTCTTGTCGATGCGCTTAATCAGCCCGCTCAGCACCTTGCCCGGGCCGCATTCGGCGATCCGGGTGATGCCCTGGCTGGCGAGCGCCTGCACGCAACCGGTCCACTGCACCGGCAGGTACAGCTGCTCCACCAGTGCCTGGCGGATCGCCTCGCTGCCATCGTGCACGCGCGCATCCACGTTCTGCACCACCGGAATCTGCGGAGCGTGCCAGGTCAATCCGGCCATCGCCTCGCCGAGCTGGTTGGCGGCATCGCGCATCAGCGGGGTATGCGAGGGCACGCTTACCGCCAGCTTGACCGCCTTGCGCACGCCGCGCTCGGCCAGCAGCGCCAGCGCGCGGTCCACCGCTGCGGCATCGCCACCGATCACGATCTGGCCCGGCGAATTGAAATTGGCCGGCACCACCACCTGGCTGCCGGACGCCGCGGCACAGACCTCCTGCACCACCGCATCCTCGGCACCCAGCACCGCCGCCATCGCGCCGACACCGGCCGGCGCGGCCGCCTGCATGAACTGACCGCGCAGGCGCACCAGGTGGGCGCCGTCGTGCAGCGACAAGGCGCCGGACGCGACCAGGGCGGTGTATTCGCCCAGGCTATGCCCGGCCAGCAGCGCCGGACGTTCGCCGCGCTGCGCGTTCCACAGCCGCCACACCGCCACGCCCGCAGCCAGCAGCGCCGGCTGGGTGTACTCGGTGCGGTTGAGCATCTCTTCCGGGCCGCCCTGCGACAGGGCCCACAGATCGACACCGGCGCCATCGGAGGCCTCGACGAAGGTCTCGCGGATCTGCGGGTGCAGGTCGGCCAGGTCGGCCAGCATGCCCAGGGACTGGGAGCCCTGGCCGGGAAACACGAAAGCGAGCGTAGATTCGGTCACGCGTTGCTGCCTACAAAAATCGAGCCGGGATGATACGTGCGAAATCGCCCGGGCGTCTGTACTGCCGCGTATGCAGGGGCAACCGGAACGTGGCCCGAGCGCGCAAACCCACGCGCCGGTCCGATCCGGATCGGGCACGCACCCGCATCGGCCGCGCGGGTGCGCGGCCGTCGAGAATTGATAGTGAAAGCACCGCCGGCGAACACGGACGTGCTTGATGAACTCAATAGCGCAGCAGCGCCGAGCCCCAGGTAAAGCCACCGCCGAAGGCTTCCAGCAGCAACAACTGGCCACGCTGCACGCGACCGGAGCGCACCGCTTCGTCCAGCGCCAGCGGCACCGAGGCCGAGGACGTGTTGCCGTGGCGATCCACCGTGACCACCACCTGTTCCATCGGCAGGTCCAGCCGCTTGGCGGTGGCCTCGATGATGCGCAGGTTGGCCTGGTGCGGAATCAGCCAGCCCAGGTCGTGCTTGTCCAGGCCGTTGGCAGCCAGGGTCTCATCGACCACCGAATCCAGCGCCTTGACCGCGTACTTGAAGACGTCGTTGCCTTTCATCAGCAACGCACCGCCGCCATTCTTGCCTTCGCCGAACCCCACCGACACGCCCACCGGATCCCACAGCAACTCTTTCTTGCTGCCATCGGCATGCAGGTGGGTGCTGAGAATGCCGGTCTCTTCGTCGGCCTTGAGGATCACCGCGCCGGCACCATCGCCGAACAGCACGCAGGTGGTGCGGTCGGTCCAGTCGACGATGCGGGTCAGGGTTTCTGCGCCCACCACCAGCACGGTCTTGGCGTCGCCGCTGCGCACGAACTTGTCGGCCACGCTGAGCGCGTAGACGAAGCCCGAGCAGGCGGCGTTGACATCCATCGCACCGCAACCGACGTTGCCCAGCCGTGCCTGCAACAGACAGGCGGTCGACGGAAAGATCAGGTCGGGCGTGGTGGTACCGATGACGATCAGGTCGATCTCGTCGGCGGTCACACCGGCCGCTTCCATCGCCTTCAGCGAGGCGAAATACGCCAGATCGCTGGTGGTCTGGTCGTCGGCAACGATGTGACGCTCACGGATACCAGTGCGCGAGAAGATCCATTCATCGCTGGTGTCGACGATCTTCGACATGTCGTCGTTGGTCAACACCTTCTCGGGCAAATAGCTACCCGTGCCCGCGATTCTGGAATAGATCCGCTTGCTCATACTGTTTCCTGGTGCAAGAGCCGCGGTGACCGGCGGCTCCGGAAGAAGCGAGGGTCACCCGGCCGCGTCGAACGCGGCGGGCGCCACGGATCAATCTTCTTGGACGGCCGACGACTTGGTCGTGATCACCTTCTTGCCGCGGTAGTAACCGTCAGCGGTGATGTGGTGGCGCAGATGGATCTCGCCGCTGGTCGGGTCGGTCGACAGCTGCTTGGCGGTCAGGGCATCGTGCGAACGACGCTGGCCGCGACGGGACGGGGTGACACGGGATTTCTGCACAGCCATAGGATTGCTCCAACTTTAGTTCGATAACTTGTCTGTTGAGTCGAACAGCACGCTCTACGCCCGCGTCGACCTGTCTTTCCGCCCTTAACAGCGGCGGTTACTGTTTCTTCAACGCTGCCAGCGCCGCGAACGGGCTGACCTTGTCCCGCTCTTCCTGGGTCGGAACCCATTCGGCGTCGATCGCTTCGCTACCCGGGGCCATCGGCACCACCGGTACCGAAAGCACCAATTCGTCCTCGACCATGTCGACGGCCCGCAGCATGCCATCTTCCGGCACCAGCAACGCTTCGTACTCGGCCGGCAATGCGGCTTCGTCGGCTTCGTCACGGATCAAACCAAGACGCTGTCTGATTTGCACCGGATACAGGAAGCGCTGCAGGCTGCGCTGGCAGGCCAGCGGAAGCTCGACATCGACACTGAGTTCGACAAAGGCGACCTTCAACAGGTCGTCATGATCGAATTGGAGCGAATAGACGCACTCGCCCTCGGTATCGACCAGACTTCCCTGCAAGCGAGTCATCGCAGATAGCGGAATGCGGCCATCGAAGCGCCTGCGCGCTGCGACCATCCGCCAAGCATCCAGCATTTCGGGTACGTTCGCGGACATAAGCCGCAGAATGTTAAAGACCCGCCGTAGCCATGTCAAATGCCCCCATTCACAGAGGCTGTAACCAGTGCAGGCTGGCAGACTCCCCTGCCCGCCCTTGACCATGTCCATGATGCCACCCCTGATCCTTGCCTCCACGTCCGTCTACCGGCGCGCCCTGCTCGGCCGCCTGCAACTGGAGTTCAGCACCGCCCGCCCGGAGGTCGATGAGCAGGCGCAGCCGGGCGAGAGACCCGCGGCCCTGGCCAGCCGTCTGGCTGCCGAAAAAGCCGCTGCAGTGGCGGCCGGCGCCCCCGACGCCTGGGTGATCGGCTCGGACCAGGTCGCCGATCTGGACGGCGAAGCCCTGGGCAAACCGGGCAGCCTTGCCCGGGCGCGTGCGCAACTGGGTGCCATGGCCGGGCGCGTGGTGCGCTTCCACACCGCCGTCAGCCTGGCAGGCCCGCACGGCAGCTTCCACGCGCTGGATCTGACCGAAGTACAACTGCGCCCGCTGACGCCTGACGACATCGCGCGTTATCTGGCCGCCGAGTCGGCACTGGATTGCGCAGGCAGCTTCAGGTGCGAAGGCCTGGGCATCAGCCTGTTCGACGCCATCCGCACCAGCGACCCCACCGCACTGATCGGCCTGCCGTTGATCGCGTTGGCGCGGTTGCTGCGGCAGGCGGGGTTCGTGCTTCCTTGATACCCGCTCCGGCAGCAGCCTGCGGCAGGAGCATCGGCCTGCAGACGGAGGACAACGGCAGCAGCACCGCCCTGGTCAAATGTCAGGCCGGCCAAGCCACTGGGCCACTCCCTGGCGATGACCTGCCCTGGCCCCTGCCGATCCTTGCTACGGACGCGCCAGTTCGCAGAACTGATAGGCATAGCTGGCCTGCCCGACCTGCGGGGACAAGGTGCGGCA
The window above is part of the Xanthomonas cassavae CFBP 4642 genome. Proteins encoded here:
- the fabG gene encoding 3-oxoacyl-ACP reductase FabG, coding for MSKPLQGEIALVTGASRGIGAAIADTLAAQGATVIGTATSASGAAAIGERLAAHGGHGRELNVTEAAAVDGLIDAIGKEFGAISILVNNAGITRDNLLMRMKDDDWQAIIDTNLTSVFRTSKAVMRGMMKARKGRIVNIASVVGVTGNPGQTNYAAAKAGIIAFSKSLAKEIGSRGVTVNVVAPGFIDTDMTKALPDEAKAALLQQIALGHLGAPEDIANAVAFLAGPTARYITGETLHVNGGMYMP
- the fabD gene encoding ACP S-malonyltransferase, which translates into the protein MTESTLAFVFPGQGSQSLGMLADLADLHPQIRETFVEASDGAGVDLWALSQGGPEEMLNRTEYTQPALLAAGVAVWRLWNAQRGERPALLAGHSLGEYTALVASGALSLHDGAHLVRLRGQFMQAAAPAGVGAMAAVLGAEDAVVQEVCAAASGSQVVVPANFNSPGQIVIGGDAAAVDRALALLAERGVRKAVKLAVSVPSHTPLMRDAANQLGEAMAGLTWHAPQIPVVQNVDARVHDGSEAIRQALVEQLYLPVQWTGCVQALASQGITRIAECGPGKVLSGLIKRIDKSLDARPLATPADYAGALDAWTH
- a CDS encoding beta-ketoacyl-ACP synthase III, producing MSKRIYSRIAGTGSYLPEKVLTNDDMSKIVDTSDEWIFSRTGIRERHIVADDQTTSDLAYFASLKAMEAAGVTADEIDLIVIGTTTPDLIFPSTACLLQARLGNVGCGAMDVNAACSGFVYALSVADKFVRSGDAKTVLVVGAETLTRIVDWTDRTTCVLFGDGAGAVILKADEETGILSTHLHADGSKKELLWDPVGVSVGFGEGKNGGGALLMKGNDVFKYAVKALDSVVDETLAANGLDKHDLGWLIPHQANLRIIEATAKRLDLPMEQVVVTVDRHGNTSSASVPLALDEAVRSGRVQRGQLLLLEAFGGGFTWGSALLRY
- the rpmF gene encoding 50S ribosomal protein L32, whose protein sequence is MAVQKSRVTPSRRGQRRSHDALTAKQLSTDPTSGEIHLRHHITADGYYRGKKVITTKSSAVQED
- a CDS encoding YceD family protein — encoded protein: MSANVPEMLDAWRMVAARRRFDGRIPLSAMTRLQGSLVDTEGECVYSLQFDHDDLLKVAFVELSVDVELPLACQRSLQRFLYPVQIRQRLGLIRDEADEAALPAEYEALLVPEDGMLRAVDMVEDELVLSVPVVPMAPGSEAIDAEWVPTQEERDKVSPFAALAALKKQ
- a CDS encoding Maf family protein; protein product: MMPPLILASTSVYRRALLGRLQLEFSTARPEVDEQAQPGERPAALASRLAAEKAAAVAAGAPDAWVIGSDQVADLDGEALGKPGSLARARAQLGAMAGRVVRFHTAVSLAGPHGSFHALDLTEVQLRPLTPDDIARYLAAESALDCAGSFRCEGLGISLFDAIRTSDPTALIGLPLIALARLLRQAGFVLP